A part of Rhodamnia argentea isolate NSW1041297 chromosome 8, ASM2092103v1, whole genome shotgun sequence genomic DNA contains:
- the LOC115738128 gene encoding probable inactive nicotinamidase At3g16190 isoform X2 has protein sequence MEDQSKRTALLVIDMQKDFIEEGSVMWVKGGKAVVPNVIEAVEFARRRGILVVWVVREHDPQGRDVELFRQHFYSSGKVGPMSKGSVGAELVDGLVIREGDYKLVKTRFSAFFATHLHSVLQGAGINSLVIAGVQTPNCIRQTVFDAVELDYRSVTVLVDATAAATPEVHHANIFDMKNVGVSTPTLQEWLQSAA, from the exons ATGGAAGATCAATCGAAGCGCACAGCTCTACTAGTCATCGACATGcag AAAGATTTTATAGAAGAGGGAAGTGTGATGTGGGTCAAAGGCGGGAAAGCCGTCGTCCCCAATGTGATAGAGGCTGTTGAATTTGCTCGGCGTCGTGGCATTCTTGTAGTTTGG GTGGTCCGAGAGCATGATCCGCAAGGAAGAGATGTCGAACTCTTCCGTCAACATTTCTACTCGTCTGGAAAAGTGGGTCCGATGAGCAAGGGTAGTGTGGGCGCTGAATTGGTCGATGGCTTGGTGATTAGAGAAGGAGATTATAAATTGGTGAAGACGCGGTTCAGTGCATTCTTTGCGACACATCTTCATTCGGTTCTTCAGGGTGCTGGAATAAATAGTTTAGTCATAGCCG GTGTTCAAACTCCAAACTGCATTAGGCAAACGGTCTTTGACGCAGTGGAACTTGATTACCGATCTGTTACTGTACTTGTTGATGCCACTGCTGCTGCTACTCCTGAGGTCCATCACG CGAATATCTTCGACATGAAGAATGTTGGAGTTTCTACGCCAACACTGCAGGAGTGGCTGCAGTCCGCTGCTTGA
- the LOC115738129 gene encoding protein PLANT CADMIUM RESISTANCE 8-like isoform X1 has translation MDKDKTTENGGDPKAGELICKNSSNLRADDSGNPWSTGLFDCHEHKMNALMTFCFPYATFGQISEVLDAGEMTCPLGSYIYLLMMSALCTQWLMGSKYRSKLRRRYNLVEAPYGDVISHIFCPYCALCQEFRELKNKGLDPSLGWNGVLAEQRGTEYPDHQMKVPPPYQAMKK, from the exons ATGGACAAGGACAAAACAACTGAGAATGGAGGTGATCCTAAAGCTGGCGAGCTTATTTGCAAAAATTCGTCAAACCTTCGAGCAGATGACAGCGGAAATCCATGGAGCACAGGCTTATTCGACTGCCACGAGCACAAGATGAATG CTCTTATGACATTTTGTTTCCCTTATGCGACCTTTGGGCAGATCTCAGAAGTACTAGATGCTGGAGAAATGA CTTGTCCTCTGGGAAGTTACATTTACCTCCTCATGATGTCAGCTCTGTGCACTCAGTGGCTTATGGGCTCAAAGTACAGAAGCAAACTGAGGAGGAGATACAATTTAGTTGAAGCTCCATACGGTGATGTGATTTCTCATATCTTCTGTCCATATTGTGCCCTGTGCCAGGAATTCAGAGAACTGAAGAATAAAGGACTCGATCCTTCTCTTG GATGGAATGGTGTACTTGCCGAGCAAAGGGGGACTGAGTACCCTGATCATCAAATGAAGGTTCCTCCTCCATATCAAGCCATGAAGAAGTGA
- the LOC115738129 gene encoding protein PLANT CADMIUM RESISTANCE 8-like isoform X3: MDKDKTTENGGDPKAGELICKNSSNLRADDSGNPWSTGLFDCHEHKMNACPLGSYIYLLMMSALCTQWLMGSKYRSKLRRRYNLVEAPYGDVISHIFCPYCALCQEFRELKNKGLDPSLGWNGVLAEQRGTEYPDHQMKVPPPYQAMKK; encoded by the exons ATGGACAAGGACAAAACAACTGAGAATGGAGGTGATCCTAAAGCTGGCGAGCTTATTTGCAAAAATTCGTCAAACCTTCGAGCAGATGACAGCGGAAATCCATGGAGCACAGGCTTATTCGACTGCCACGAGCACAAGATGAATG CTTGTCCTCTGGGAAGTTACATTTACCTCCTCATGATGTCAGCTCTGTGCACTCAGTGGCTTATGGGCTCAAAGTACAGAAGCAAACTGAGGAGGAGATACAATTTAGTTGAAGCTCCATACGGTGATGTGATTTCTCATATCTTCTGTCCATATTGTGCCCTGTGCCAGGAATTCAGAGAACTGAAGAATAAAGGACTCGATCCTTCTCTTG GATGGAATGGTGTACTTGCCGAGCAAAGGGGGACTGAGTACCCTGATCATCAAATGAAGGTTCCTCCTCCATATCAAGCCATGAAGAAGTGA
- the LOC115738128 gene encoding probable inactive nicotinamidase At3g16190 isoform X1, whose amino-acid sequence MEDQSKRTALLVIDMQKDFIEEGSVMWVKGGKAVVPNVIEAVEFARRRGILVVWVVREHDPQGRDVELFRQHFYSSGKVGPMSKGSVGAELVDGLVIREGDYKLVKTRFSAFFATHLHSVLQGAGINSLVIAGVQTPNCIRQTVFDAVELDYRSVTVLVDATAAATPEVHHGMMLERKYFLFSIFPLKEMIAVDRY is encoded by the exons ATGGAAGATCAATCGAAGCGCACAGCTCTACTAGTCATCGACATGcag AAAGATTTTATAGAAGAGGGAAGTGTGATGTGGGTCAAAGGCGGGAAAGCCGTCGTCCCCAATGTGATAGAGGCTGTTGAATTTGCTCGGCGTCGTGGCATTCTTGTAGTTTGG GTGGTCCGAGAGCATGATCCGCAAGGAAGAGATGTCGAACTCTTCCGTCAACATTTCTACTCGTCTGGAAAAGTGGGTCCGATGAGCAAGGGTAGTGTGGGCGCTGAATTGGTCGATGGCTTGGTGATTAGAGAAGGAGATTATAAATTGGTGAAGACGCGGTTCAGTGCATTCTTTGCGACACATCTTCATTCGGTTCTTCAGGGTGCTGGAATAAATAGTTTAGTCATAGCCG GTGTTCAAACTCCAAACTGCATTAGGCAAACGGTCTTTGACGCAGTGGAACTTGATTACCGATCTGTTACTGTACTTGTTGATGCCACTGCTGCTGCTACTCCTGAGGTCCATCACGGTATGATGTTGGAAAGAAAGTATTTCCTGTTCTCTATATTCCCTTTGAAGGAAATGATAGCAGTAGACAGATACTGA
- the LOC115738129 gene encoding protein PLANT CADMIUM RESISTANCE 8-like isoform X2 produces MDKDKTTENGGDPKAGELICKNSSNLRADDSGNPWSTGLFDCHEHKMNALMTFCFPYATFGQISEVLDAGEMTCPLGSYIYLLMMSALCTQWLMGSKYRSKLRRRYNLVEAPYGDVISHIFCPYCALCQEFRELKNKGLDPSLELNLDIITGIVTTPKFCKTQLETGSL; encoded by the exons ATGGACAAGGACAAAACAACTGAGAATGGAGGTGATCCTAAAGCTGGCGAGCTTATTTGCAAAAATTCGTCAAACCTTCGAGCAGATGACAGCGGAAATCCATGGAGCACAGGCTTATTCGACTGCCACGAGCACAAGATGAATG CTCTTATGACATTTTGTTTCCCTTATGCGACCTTTGGGCAGATCTCAGAAGTACTAGATGCTGGAGAAATGA CTTGTCCTCTGGGAAGTTACATTTACCTCCTCATGATGTCAGCTCTGTGCACTCAGTGGCTTATGGGCTCAAAGTACAGAAGCAAACTGAGGAGGAGATACAATTTAGTTGAAGCTCCATACGGTGATGTGATTTCTCATATCTTCTGTCCATATTGTGCCCTGTGCCAGGAATTCAGAGAACTGAAGAATAAAGGACTCGATCCTTCTCTTG AACTGAACTTGGACATCATCACTGGCATAGTAACTACTCCAAAGTTTTGCAAAACACAACTTGAAACAGGGTCCCTTTAA
- the LOC115738123 gene encoding probable CoA ligase CCL8, giving the protein MRSPLKTLNHYFLKPIQVRRLCHQYSSSSSSSFKEWRLSHPWYRHSGSSQSRFASTSHSRSFMEVVKAAVKQGCSTRDSIAIRADQKSYSYLQLISSAFNVSKLLSSEDLKTIDGPRRNGCLNGARIGVVARPSAEFVAGVLGTWLSGGVAVPLALSYPEAELLHVLNDSDVSMILSTEDHHDLMQNVAAKTAAKCSLIPPVGSSSKTSTHETFQENFQSHEREGEDPALIVYTSGTTGKPKGVVHTHKSISAQVKTLVEAWEYTSTDQFLHCLPLHHVHGLFNALLAPLYAGSSVEFMPKFSVRAIWQRWRESYPDGSKAADAITVFTGVPTMYTRLIQGYEAMDPDLQAQSASAASHLRLMMCGSSALPYPVMQQWETITGHCLLERYGMTEFVMALSNPFNGIRKGGTVGKPFPGVEVKIIAEDESGNETPGEGELCVRSPSLFKEYWKLPQVTKESFIDGGFFKTGDAVRVDEDGYYVILGRTSADIMKVGGYKLSALEIEAVLLEHPVVAECCVLGLPDKDYGEAVCAIIVPEAELKQNGGEELKPALTLKELSTWAKDRLAPYKLPTRMFLWDSLPRNAMGKVNKKELNKKLASEG; this is encoded by the exons ATGAGGTCCCCATTAAAGACTCTCAACCACTACTTTCTGAAACCCATACAAGTCCGTCGCTTATGCCAccaatattcttcttcttcttcatcatcatttaAAGAGTGGAGGCTATCTCATCCTTGGTATCGGCATTCTGGTTCCTCTCAGTCTCGCTTTGCCTCAA CATCACATTCCCGTTCATTTATGGAGGTAGTCAAAGCAGCTGTCAAGCAGGGATGTTCAACTCGTGATAGTATTGCCATTAGAGCCGACCAGAAGAGCTACAGTTACTTACAACTCATATCATCTGCATTCAATGTCTCTAAACTGTTGTCTAGTGAGGATTTGAAAACT ATTGATGGTCCAAGGAGAAATGGTTGTCTTAACGGGGCTCGAATTGGAGTTGTAGCTAGACCTTCGGCAGAATTTGTTGCTGGAGTGCTAGGAACTTGGCTTAGTGGAGGTGTGGCAGTTCCGCTCGCACTCAGCTACCCTGAAGCCGAGCTCTTGCATGTGCTAAATGATTCG GATGTTTCTATGATATTGAGTACTGAGGATCACCACGATTTGATGCAAAATGTTGCTGCTAAAACTGCTGCCAAGTGTTCTCTAATTCCTCCTGTAGGCAGTTCATCTAAGACAAGCACACATGAAACTTTCCAGGAAAATTTTCAGTCTCATGAGAGAGAAG GTGAGGATCCAGCTTTAATCGTATATACAAGTGGTACAACAGGAAAACCTAAAGGAGTTGTGCATACACACAAAAGCATCTCTGCTCAG GTCAAAACTTTGGTGGAAGCCTGGGAATATACGTCTACAGATCAGTTTCTGCATTGTCTACCTCTACATC ATGTTCATGGACTCTTCAACGCTTTACTTGCGCCCCTCTATGCTGGATCCTCG GTGGAATTTATGCCAAAATTCAGTGTGAGGGCAATTTGGCAGAGATGGCGTGAATCATATCCAGATGGAAGTAAAGCTGCTGATGCTATAACAGTGTTTACCGGG GTCCCAACTATGTACACCCGATTGATACAAGGTTATGAAGCTATGGACCCAGATCTACAAGCTCAGTCTGCTTCAGCAGCAAGCCATTTGCGTCTTATG ATGTGCGGTTCCTCTGCATTACCATATCCTGTCATGCAACAATGGGAAACTATAACAGGACATTGCCTTTTGGAGCGCTATGGCATGACTGAG TTTGTCATGGCATTATCTAATCCTTTTAACGGCATTCGAAAGGGAGGCACTGTTGGCAAACCTTTTCCTGGAGTAGAG GTCAAGATCATTGCAGAAGATGAAAGTGGAAATGAAACACCTGGTGAAGGTGAGCTGTGTGTCAGAAGCCCTTCACTGTTCAAGGAATACTGGAAGCTCCCTCAG GTAACTAAGGAATCATTCATCGATGGTGGATTTTTCAAAACTGGAGATGCTGTCAGAGTGGATGAAGATGGGTACTATGTCATTTTGGGAA GAACCAGCGCAGATATTATGAAGGTTGGAGGATACAAATTATCAGCCTTAGAAATTGAAGCAGTTCTTTTGGAG CATCCTGTTGTAGCAGAGTGCTGTGTGTTGGGATTACCGGACAAAGATTATGGAGAAGCCGTATGCGCAATAATTGTGCCAGAGGCAGAACTGAAGCAAAATGGTGGGGAGGAATTGAAGCCTGCTTTAACACTGAAAGAACTAAGTACGTGGGCGAAGGATAGACTTGCACCATACAAG CTACCAACCAGAATGTTCCTGTGGGACTCCCTCCCTCGCAATGCAATGGGAAAG GTGAATAAAAAGGAGTTGAACAAGAAGCTGGCCTCTGAAGGATAA